Proteins encoded in a region of the Streptomyces sp. NBC_01298 genome:
- the ssd gene encoding septum site-determining protein Ssd, whose translation MNPGAGGPVAAGGRPLIITEDPLLLDDLLRLCAAAGAEPHVHHAVPEQSGAGREGGDGRNGGAAGVPGIAGIGGVGGAGGVAGVGWETAPLVLVGDDAARRVRGAPRRAGVFLVGRDLDDPRVWQRAVEIGAEEVLTLPDAEGLLVDRIADVVEGAGRPALTVGVIGGSGGAGASTLACALALRAARAGERTILIDGDPLGGGMDVLLGGEAAEGLRWPDFAASRGRVGAGALAESLPELHALRVLSWDRGDRVVVPPAAMRSVVAAARRRGGVVVVDLPRRVDEAVAEVLAQLDLVLMVVRGELRAVAAAGRVAAGVRMVARDVRVVVRGPAPGGLDAEAVAGLLGVPLAGEVPVEVGLPGRVAEGEPPGAHGRGALARFCDGFWQRALGSAQGVSA comes from the coding sequence CTGAATCCCGGGGCCGGCGGGCCCGTGGCCGCCGGTGGACGGCCGCTGATCATCACCGAGGACCCCCTGCTGCTCGACGACCTGCTGCGGCTGTGCGCCGCCGCGGGGGCCGAGCCGCATGTGCACCATGCGGTGCCCGAGCAAAGCGGAGCCGGTCGTGAGGGCGGCGACGGGAGGAACGGGGGCGCCGCGGGGGTCCCGGGCATCGCCGGTATCGGAGGCGTCGGAGGCGCCGGGGGCGTCGCGGGCGTCGGCTGGGAGACGGCGCCGCTCGTCCTCGTCGGCGACGATGCCGCCCGGCGGGTGCGCGGCGCGCCCCGGCGGGCCGGAGTCTTCCTCGTCGGCCGGGACCTGGACGACCCCCGTGTCTGGCAGCGGGCGGTGGAGATCGGCGCCGAGGAGGTGCTGACCCTCCCCGACGCCGAGGGCCTGCTCGTCGACCGGATCGCCGATGTGGTCGAGGGGGCCGGGAGGCCCGCCCTCACGGTCGGGGTGATCGGGGGCAGCGGCGGAGCCGGAGCCTCCACCCTCGCCTGCGCCCTGGCCCTGCGGGCCGCCCGCGCCGGGGAGCGGACCATCCTCATCGACGGCGACCCCCTCGGCGGCGGGATGGACGTCCTCCTGGGAGGCGAAGCCGCCGAAGGACTGCGCTGGCCCGACTTCGCCGCCTCGCGCGGCCGCGTCGGCGCCGGAGCACTGGCGGAGTCCCTGCCCGAGCTGCACGCCCTGCGGGTGCTCAGCTGGGACCGCGGCGACCGTGTGGTGGTGCCGCCCGCCGCGATGCGCTCGGTGGTGGCCGCCGCGCGGCGCCGGGGCGGGGTCGTCGTGGTCGACCTGCCGCGCCGGGTCGACGAAGCCGTCGCCGAGGTGCTCGCACAGCTGGACCTGGTGCTCATGGTGGTGCGGGGCGAGCTGCGCGCGGTGGCCGCGGCCGGCCGGGTGGCCGCCGGGGTCCGGATGGTGGCCCGGGACGTCCGCGTGGTCGTACGGGGCCCCGCGCCCGGCGGACTCGACGCGGAGGCCGTCGCCGGACTGCTGGGGGTTCCCCTGGCCGGCGAGGTGCCGGTGGAAGTGGGGCTCCCGGGCCGGGTGGCCGAGGGCGAGCCCCCGGGGGCACACGGTCGGGGCGCCCTCGCCCGCTTCTGCGACGGCTTCTGGCAGCGCGCGCTCGGCTCCGCCCAGGGGGTGTCGGCATGA
- a CDS encoding HAD family hydrolase: MVGAYARVVENQPLPHSLPRTAAFFDLDKTVIAKSSTLTFSKSFYQGGLINRRAVLRTAYTQFIFLAGGADHDQMERMREYLSALCKGWNVQQVREIVAETLHDLIDPLIYDEAASLIEAHHTAGRDVVIVSTSGAEVVEPIGEMLGADRVVATRMVVGEDGCFTGEIEYYAYGPTKAEAVRELAESEGYDLARCYAYSDSATDIPMLEAVGHPHAVNPDRALRREAVARAWPVLMFNRPVRLKQRLPGLSMPARPALVAAAAVGAAAVTAGLVWYASRRRALAAAATR, translated from the coding sequence ATGGTGGGCGCATATGCTCGGGTCGTGGAAAATCAGCCCTTGCCGCACTCCTTGCCTCGCACCGCAGCCTTCTTCGACCTGGACAAGACGGTCATTGCGAAGTCGAGCACTCTGACGTTCAGCAAGTCCTTCTACCAGGGCGGCCTGATCAACCGGAGGGCCGTGCTGCGTACGGCCTACACGCAGTTCATCTTTCTGGCCGGCGGCGCCGACCACGACCAGATGGAGCGGATGCGGGAGTACCTGTCCGCCCTCTGCAAGGGGTGGAACGTGCAGCAGGTCCGGGAGATCGTCGCCGAGACCCTGCACGACCTCATCGACCCGCTGATCTACGACGAGGCCGCCTCCCTCATCGAGGCCCATCACACCGCGGGCCGCGACGTGGTGATCGTGTCCACGTCCGGCGCCGAAGTCGTCGAGCCCATCGGCGAGATGCTCGGCGCCGACCGGGTCGTCGCCACGCGGATGGTCGTGGGCGAGGACGGCTGCTTCACCGGCGAGATCGAGTACTACGCCTACGGCCCCACCAAGGCGGAGGCCGTACGGGAACTGGCGGAGTCCGAGGGGTACGACCTCGCGCGCTGCTACGCGTACAGCGACTCGGCCACCGACATCCCGATGCTGGAGGCGGTCGGGCACCCGCACGCGGTCAACCCCGACCGGGCGCTGCGACGGGAAGCCGTGGCGCGCGCGTGGCCGGTGCTGATGTTCAACCGGCCGGTGCGGCTCAAGCAGCGGCTGCCCGGACTGTCGATGCCCGCACGGCCGGCGCTGGTCGCCGCCGCGGCGGTGGGCGCGGCCGCGGTCACCGCCGGGCTGGTCTGGTACGCGAGCCGACGCCGCGCACTGGCGGCCGCCGCGACCCGCTGA
- a CDS encoding oxidoreductase, with product MSSASASAAPAPSGAAAADPLAPLAGLPGVAESVDSVRKAVDRVYGHRVMRRRAGAVASEAALRGARGSAALSGADWALEEVRRRSDFGSEPEARTVGAALRLTAEAGQLLSIWRQSPLRVLARLHLVACGSTADGDVVGRPRLAGEPVDEPLIDLPLPDAQEVAGRLEGLSGLIIAGGSAPALITAAVVHGELLALRPFGSYNGLVARTAERIVLINSGLDPKAICPAEVGHAEQGRDAYLEAFKGYVSGTAEGMSAWIAHCGRAIELGVRESTAVCEALQRGAA from the coding sequence ATGAGTAGCGCCTCTGCTTCCGCCGCCCCGGCCCCTTCTGGAGCCGCCGCCGCCGATCCGCTCGCCCCGCTGGCCGGTCTGCCGGGCGTCGCCGAGTCCGTGGATTCCGTACGCAAGGCCGTGGACCGGGTCTACGGCCACCGCGTCATGCGCCGCCGCGCCGGGGCGGTCGCCTCGGAGGCCGCACTGCGCGGAGCCCGCGGCAGCGCGGCGCTGTCCGGGGCCGACTGGGCGCTGGAGGAGGTCCGCCGCCGGTCCGACTTCGGCTCGGAGCCGGAGGCGCGCACGGTGGGCGCGGCCCTGCGCCTGACGGCGGAGGCGGGCCAACTGCTCAGCATCTGGCGCCAGTCGCCGCTACGGGTCCTGGCGCGGCTCCACCTGGTGGCCTGCGGCTCCACGGCCGACGGTGACGTGGTCGGCCGGCCGCGGCTGGCCGGTGAGCCGGTGGACGAGCCGCTGATCGACCTGCCCCTGCCCGACGCGCAGGAGGTGGCGGGCCGGCTGGAGGGGCTCTCCGGCCTGATCATCGCGGGCGGCTCCGCCCCGGCGCTGATCACGGCGGCCGTGGTGCACGGCGAGCTGCTGGCGCTGCGTCCGTTCGGTTCGTACAACGGCCTGGTGGCGCGGACGGCGGAGCGGATCGTGCTGATCAACAGCGGTCTGGACCCGAAGGCGATCTGTCCCGCGGAGGTCGGCCACGCGGAACAGGGGCGGGACGCTTACCTGGAGGCCTTCAAGGGCTACGTCTCCGGCACCGCGGAGGGGATGTCGGCGTGGATCGCGCACTGCGGCCGCGCGATCGAACTCGGGGTCCGGGAGTCGACGGCGGTCTGTGAGGCGCTCCAGCGCGGCGCGGCCTGA
- a CDS encoding ATP-binding protein: MKIAFVGKGGSGKTTLSSLFIRHLASNEARVVAVDADINQHLGAALGLSEDDAASLPALGAHLPLIKDYLRGSNPRIASADTMIKTTPPGTGSRLLRVDEDNPVYDACARTLTLDGEPVRLMATGPFTESDLGVACYHSKVGAVELCLNHLADGPDEYVVVDMTAGSDSFASGMFTRFDVTFLVAEPTRKGVSVYRQYKEYARDFGITLKVVGNKVQGPEDIEFLQDEAGEDLLVTVGQSDWVRAMEKGRPAAFELLEATNRLALQALQDAADDSYAHRDWERYTEQMVHFHLRNAESWGNAKTGIDLAEQVDPGFVLRELLTPRSDSPLPAPQPA; encoded by the coding sequence ATGAAGATCGCTTTCGTGGGGAAGGGCGGCAGCGGCAAGACCACGCTGTCCTCCCTTTTCATCCGCCACCTCGCCTCCAATGAAGCCCGTGTCGTCGCGGTGGACGCCGACATCAACCAGCACCTGGGCGCCGCGCTCGGACTCAGCGAGGACGACGCGGCCTCGCTGCCCGCGCTGGGCGCGCACCTGCCCCTCATCAAGGACTACCTGCGCGGATCCAACCCGCGCATCGCCTCCGCCGACACGATGATCAAGACCACGCCGCCCGGCACCGGCTCCCGGCTGCTGCGCGTCGACGAGGACAACCCCGTCTACGACGCCTGCGCGCGCACCCTGACGCTGGACGGAGAACCCGTACGGCTGATGGCGACGGGGCCGTTCACCGAGTCCGACCTGGGCGTGGCCTGCTACCACTCCAAGGTCGGCGCGGTCGAGCTCTGCCTCAACCACCTCGCCGACGGCCCGGACGAGTACGTCGTGGTCGACATGACGGCCGGCTCCGACTCCTTCGCCTCCGGCATGTTCACCCGCTTCGACGTGACCTTCCTGGTCGCCGAACCGACCCGCAAGGGCGTCTCCGTCTACCGCCAGTACAAGGAGTACGCGCGGGACTTCGGGATCACGCTCAAGGTCGTCGGCAACAAGGTGCAGGGCCCGGAGGACATCGAGTTCCTCCAGGACGAGGCCGGTGAGGATCTGCTGGTCACCGTCGGACAGTCGGACTGGGTGCGGGCGATGGAGAAGGGCCGCCCGGCCGCCTTCGAGCTGCTGGAGGCCACCAACCGGCTGGCCCTGCAGGCGCTGCAGGACGCCGCGGACGACTCGTACGCGCACCGCGACTGGGAGCGGTACACCGAGCAGATGGTCCACTTCCACCTGCGCAACGCCGAGAGCTGGGGCAACGCGAAGACCGGGATCGACCTGGCGGAACAGGTCGACCCCGGATTCGTCCTACGGGAGCTGCTCACTCCTCGTTCTGACTCGCCTCTGCCGGCTCCGCAGCCGGCTTGA
- a CDS encoding SulP family inorganic anion transporter, with protein MTAIPSPPSPPSAKGLPADSRAGLQADLSASVAVFLIALPLSLGIALATGAPLQAGLVAAAAGGILAARLGGTPLQVSGPATGLTVVTAELIQHYGWRTTCAITVLAGLCQLGLAVLRTARSALMVSPAIVHGMLAGVGVTIALAQLHIVLGGTPQSSALANVRGLPNQLADLHPAALGVSVLTLAVLLSWPRLPGRTGRNLRKVPAALAAVAVATACAALAGLSLPRVDLPSWRSHALPELPEGPVLGIIAAVLTITLVGSVESLLSAVATDKLIATHRGTGQRPARADLNRELRGQGAANIISGALGGLPVAGGAVRSMANVKAGATTRRSSMLHGLWILLAAGLLVPVLDLIPLAALAALVMAVGVQMVSATHLRTVTRHREILVYATTIVAVVLGGVLEGVAIGIAMAVALALHRLARTRITVEQLDSGVHRVWARGQLTFLAVPRLSRVLNQIPHHGHAVIELDGSFMDHAAYETLQDWQDSHLAHGGTLEVTGRSGARIAEAEQAQRAERGAQRGAQRGDHQCCRPWTPWQNHCDHRGTAARTDASGAGSPATAESPAEPPAPAPEPTAPAGPRGRGAGQLANGISAFQRDTAPHVREELARLAREGQRPSQLFLTCADSRLVTSMITASGPGDLFTVRNVGNLVPLPGAESTDDSVAAAIEYAVDVLKVDSITVCGHSGCGAMQALLNSAPGVPMTPLRRWLRHGLPSLERMASRHHAWARISGRLPADAVEQLCLTNVVQQLEHLKAHESVARRLAEGTLELHGMYFHVGEAQAYLLSEGQDFFDCRVFDTVGAGALRG; from the coding sequence ATGACAGCCATCCCATCCCCCCCTTCCCCTCCCTCCGCCAAAGGCCTCCCGGCCGACAGCCGGGCCGGCCTCCAAGCCGACCTCTCCGCCTCCGTCGCCGTCTTCCTGATCGCCCTGCCGCTCTCGCTCGGCATCGCCCTGGCCACGGGCGCCCCGCTCCAGGCGGGCCTCGTCGCCGCGGCGGCCGGCGGGATCCTGGCCGCACGGCTCGGCGGAACGCCGCTCCAGGTGAGCGGCCCCGCGACCGGACTCACCGTCGTCACCGCCGAGTTGATCCAGCACTACGGCTGGCGCACCACCTGTGCCATCACGGTGCTCGCCGGTCTGTGCCAGCTCGGCCTGGCCGTACTGCGCACCGCCCGGTCCGCGCTGATGGTCAGCCCGGCGATCGTCCACGGGATGCTCGCCGGTGTCGGCGTGACGATCGCGCTGGCACAGCTGCACATCGTGCTCGGCGGCACCCCGCAGAGCTCCGCCCTGGCCAACGTCCGCGGACTGCCCAACCAGTTGGCCGATCTGCATCCCGCCGCGCTCGGCGTCAGCGTGCTCACCCTCGCCGTCCTGCTCTCCTGGCCGCGACTGCCGGGCCGCACCGGGCGGAACCTGCGCAAGGTGCCCGCCGCGCTGGCCGCCGTCGCCGTCGCCACGGCCTGCGCCGCCCTCGCCGGGCTCAGCCTGCCCCGGGTGGACCTGCCGTCCTGGCGCAGCCACGCACTGCCCGAACTGCCCGAGGGCCCGGTCCTCGGCATCATCGCCGCCGTCCTGACCATCACCCTGGTCGGCAGTGTGGAATCCCTGCTCTCGGCCGTGGCCACCGACAAGCTGATCGCCACCCATCGGGGCACCGGTCAGCGTCCGGCACGGGCCGACCTCAACCGGGAACTGCGCGGCCAGGGCGCCGCGAACATCATCTCCGGGGCACTGGGCGGACTGCCCGTCGCGGGCGGCGCCGTCCGCAGCATGGCCAACGTCAAGGCCGGTGCCACCACTCGCCGTTCGTCCATGCTGCACGGGCTGTGGATCCTGCTCGCCGCCGGGCTGCTCGTCCCCGTCCTCGACCTGATCCCGCTCGCCGCACTGGCCGCGCTGGTGATGGCGGTGGGCGTGCAGATGGTGAGCGCCACGCACCTGCGCACCGTCACCCGGCACCGCGAGATCCTCGTCTACGCCACCACCATCGTGGCCGTGGTGCTCGGCGGGGTCCTGGAGGGCGTCGCCATCGGCATCGCGATGGCCGTCGCCCTGGCCCTGCACCGCCTGGCCCGGACCCGGATCACCGTCGAGCAGCTCGACAGCGGGGTCCACCGGGTGTGGGCCCGCGGACAGTTGACCTTCCTGGCGGTGCCGCGGCTGAGCCGGGTGCTGAACCAGATCCCGCACCACGGGCACGCAGTCATCGAGCTGGACGGCTCGTTCATGGACCACGCCGCCTACGAGACCCTCCAGGACTGGCAGGACTCCCACCTGGCCCACGGGGGCACGCTGGAGGTCACCGGCCGGTCGGGAGCCCGGATCGCCGAAGCGGAGCAGGCCCAGCGGGCCGAGCGCGGCGCCCAGCGCGGCGCGCAGCGCGGGGACCACCAGTGCTGCCGGCCCTGGACCCCGTGGCAGAACCACTGCGACCACCGCGGCACGGCGGCCCGTACGGACGCCTCGGGCGCGGGGAGCCCGGCGACGGCCGAGAGCCCGGCCGAACCTCCCGCCCCGGCCCCGGAGCCCACCGCGCCGGCCGGGCCCCGCGGACGCGGCGCCGGTCAACTGGCCAACGGGATCAGCGCCTTCCAGCGGGACACGGCTCCACACGTGCGCGAGGAGCTGGCCCGGCTGGCCCGGGAGGGGCAGCGGCCCTCGCAGCTCTTCCTCACCTGTGCGGACTCCCGCCTGGTGACCAGCATGATCACGGCCAGCGGCCCCGGGGACCTGTTCACGGTCCGCAACGTCGGCAACCTAGTCCCCCTCCCGGGGGCCGAGTCCACGGACGACTCGGTCGCGGCGGCCATCGAGTACGCCGTGGACGTCCTGAAGGTGGACAGCATCACCGTGTGCGGGCATTCGGGATGCGGGGCCATGCAGGCCCTGCTGAACTCCGCGCCCGGGGTCCCCATGACCCCGCTGCGCAGGTGGCTGCGGCACGGGCTGCCGAGCCTGGAGCGGATGGCCAGCCGCCATCACGCCTGGGCGCGGATCTCCGGAAGGCTGCCGGCGGACGCCGTGGAGCAGCTCTGCCTGACCAATGTGGTGCAGCAGCTGGAGCACCTGAAGGCCCACGAATCGGTGGCCCGACGGCTCGCCGAGGGCACGCTGGAGCTGCACGGGATGTACTTCCACGTCGGCGAGGCGCAGGCCTACCTGCTGTCAGAGGGGCAGGACTTCTTCGACTGCCGGGTCTTCGACACCGTGGGCGCGGGCGCGCTGCGCGGCTGA
- the acs gene encoding acetate--CoA ligase: MSNESLANLLKEERRFAPPADLAAAANVTEAAYAQADADRLGFWAEQARRLSWDTEPTETLDWSNPPFAKWFADGKLNVAYNCVDRHVEAGNGDRVAIHFEGEPGDSRSITYAQLKDEVSKAANALTELGVQAGDRVAVYLPMIPEAVVAMLACARVGAAHSVVFGGFSADAVASRIQDADAKLVITSDGGYRRGKPSALKPAIDEAVAKCPQVEHVLVVRRTGQDTAFTEGRDVWWHEIVERQSAEHAPQAFDAEHPLFILYTSGTTGKPKGILHTSGGYLTQASYTHHAVFDLKPESDVYWCTADIGWVTGHSYIVYGPLANGATQVMYEGTPDTPHQGRFWEVVQKYGVTILYTAPTAIRTFMKWGDDIPAKFDLSSLRVLGSVGEPINPEAWIWYRKHIGGDRCPIVDTWWQTETGAMMISPLPGVTETKPGSAQRALPGIAATVVDDEANEVPNGGGGYLVLTEPWPSMLRTIWGDDQRYIDTYWSRFEGKYFAGDGAKKDEDGDIWLLGRVDDVMLVSGHNISTTEVESALVSHPSVAEAAVVGAADETTGQAIVAFVILRGSASETDTLVAELRNHVGATLGPIAKPKRILPVQELPKTRSGKIMRRLLRDVAENRAVGDVTTLADSSVMDLIQSKLPAAGSED; the protein is encoded by the coding sequence GTGAGCAATGAAAGCCTGGCCAATCTGCTCAAGGAGGAGCGGCGGTTCGCACCGCCTGCCGATCTGGCCGCCGCCGCCAATGTGACTGAGGCTGCGTACGCACAGGCCGACGCGGACCGGCTGGGCTTCTGGGCCGAGCAGGCGCGGCGGCTGAGCTGGGACACCGAGCCCACCGAGACGCTCGACTGGAGCAACCCGCCCTTCGCGAAGTGGTTCGCGGACGGCAAGCTGAACGTCGCCTACAACTGCGTGGACCGCCACGTCGAGGCCGGCAACGGCGACCGCGTGGCCATCCACTTCGAGGGCGAGCCCGGCGACAGCCGCTCGATCACCTACGCCCAGCTCAAGGACGAGGTCTCCAAGGCCGCGAACGCCCTGACCGAGCTGGGCGTGCAGGCCGGCGACCGGGTCGCCGTCTACCTGCCGATGATCCCCGAGGCCGTCGTCGCGATGCTCGCGTGCGCCCGGGTGGGCGCCGCGCACTCGGTCGTCTTCGGCGGTTTCTCCGCCGACGCCGTCGCCTCCCGCATCCAGGACGCCGACGCGAAGCTGGTCATCACCTCCGACGGCGGCTACCGCCGGGGCAAGCCCTCCGCCCTGAAGCCCGCCATCGACGAGGCCGTCGCCAAGTGCCCGCAGGTCGAGCACGTCCTCGTGGTGCGCCGCACCGGCCAGGACACCGCCTTCACCGAGGGCCGCGACGTCTGGTGGCACGAGATCGTCGAGCGGCAGTCCGCCGAGCACGCGCCGCAGGCCTTCGACGCCGAGCACCCGCTGTTCATCCTGTACACCTCGGGGACCACGGGTAAGCCCAAGGGCATCCTGCACACCTCCGGCGGCTACCTCACGCAGGCCTCGTACACCCACCACGCGGTGTTCGACCTGAAGCCGGAGTCGGACGTGTACTGGTGCACCGCCGACATCGGCTGGGTGACCGGGCACTCCTACATCGTCTACGGGCCGCTCGCCAACGGCGCCACCCAGGTGATGTACGAGGGCACGCCGGACACCCCGCACCAGGGCCGGTTCTGGGAGGTCGTGCAGAAGTACGGCGTCACCATCCTCTACACCGCGCCCACCGCGATCCGCACGTTCATGAAGTGGGGCGACGACATCCCCGCGAAGTTCGACCTCTCCAGCCTGCGCGTGCTGGGCTCGGTCGGCGAGCCGATCAACCCCGAGGCCTGGATCTGGTACCGCAAGCACATCGGCGGCGACCGCTGCCCGATCGTGGACACCTGGTGGCAGACCGAGACCGGCGCCATGATGATCTCCCCGCTGCCGGGTGTCACCGAGACCAAGCCGGGCTCCGCGCAGCGCGCGCTGCCCGGCATCGCCGCCACCGTCGTGGACGACGAGGCGAACGAGGTCCCGAACGGCGGAGGCGGCTACCTGGTCCTCACCGAGCCGTGGCCGTCCATGCTGCGCACCATCTGGGGCGACGACCAGCGCTACATCGACACCTACTGGTCGCGCTTCGAGGGCAAGTACTTCGCGGGCGACGGCGCCAAGAAGGACGAGGACGGCGACATCTGGCTCCTCGGCCGCGTCGACGACGTCATGCTCGTCTCCGGCCACAACATCTCCACCACCGAGGTCGAGTCCGCCCTCGTCTCGCACCCCTCGGTCGCCGAGGCCGCCGTCGTCGGCGCGGCCGACGAGACCACCGGCCAGGCCATCGTGGCCTTCGTCATCCTGCGCGGCAGCGCCTCCGAGACGGACACGCTGGTCGCGGAGCTGCGCAACCACGTGGGCGCCACGCTCGGCCCGATCGCCAAGCCGAAGCGCATCCTGCCCGTGCAGGAGCTGCCGAAGACCCGCTCGGGCAAGATCATGCGCCGCCTGCTGCGCGACGTGGCAGAGAACCGCGCGGTCGGCGACGTCACCACGCTCGCGGACTCCTCGGTCATGGACCTGATCCAGAGCAAGCTGCCGGCCGCCGGCAGCGAGGACTGA
- the nhaA gene encoding Na+/H+ antiporter NhaA translates to MPPVAAPSPTDNQSRKLLGRLSLPERRFVADALRAETVGGVLLLVAAIAALIWANVPAIAASYDSVRSFHIGPAALGLDLSLQHWAADGLLAIFFFVAGIELKRELVAGDLRDAKAAALPVIAAICGMAVPALVYVLTNVLGNGSTDGWAVPTATDIAFALAVLAVIGTSLPSALRAFLLTLAVVDDLFAIMIIAVFFTSEINFLALGGAVVGLVLFWFLLRAGVRGWYVYVPLALVIWGLMYNSGVHATIAGVAMGLMLRCHRKEGEEHSPGEHIEHLVRPVSAGLAVPLFALFSAGVSLSDEAIGQVFTRPETLGVVLGLVVGKTVGIFGGTWLAARFTKAELNDDLAWPDVFAVASLAGIGFTVSLLIGELAFTDDPVLTDEIKAAVLIGSLIAAVLACVLLKMRNRKYKALIEEEERDEDLDGIPDIYEQDKPDYHLRMAKIYEAKAAEHLRRAEEAAAEAPGGSSADGGRPA, encoded by the coding sequence GTGCCCCCCGTGGCCGCGCCCAGCCCCACCGACAACCAGAGCCGCAAGCTCCTCGGCCGCCTCTCGCTGCCGGAGCGCCGCTTCGTGGCCGACGCCCTGCGCGCCGAGACGGTCGGCGGCGTCCTCCTCCTCGTGGCCGCGATCGCCGCACTCATCTGGGCGAACGTGCCCGCCATCGCGGCGAGCTACGACAGCGTCCGCTCCTTCCACATCGGGCCCGCCGCCCTCGGCCTGGACCTGTCGCTCCAGCACTGGGCGGCCGACGGCCTGCTCGCCATCTTCTTCTTCGTCGCCGGCATCGAGCTCAAGCGCGAACTCGTCGCGGGCGACCTGCGCGACGCCAAGGCCGCCGCGCTCCCGGTGATCGCCGCGATCTGCGGCATGGCCGTACCCGCGCTGGTCTACGTACTGACCAACGTGCTCGGCAACGGCTCGACGGACGGCTGGGCGGTTCCGACCGCCACCGACATCGCCTTCGCCCTGGCCGTCCTCGCCGTCATCGGCACCTCGCTGCCGTCCGCCCTGCGGGCGTTCCTGCTGACCCTGGCCGTCGTCGACGACCTGTTCGCCATCATGATCATCGCGGTGTTCTTCACCAGCGAGATCAACTTCCTGGCGCTCGGCGGGGCGGTCGTCGGCCTGGTCCTCTTCTGGTTCCTGCTCCGCGCAGGCGTGCGCGGCTGGTACGTCTACGTCCCGCTCGCCCTGGTCATCTGGGGCCTGATGTACAACAGCGGCGTCCACGCCACCATCGCCGGTGTCGCCATGGGCCTGATGCTGCGCTGCCACCGCAAGGAGGGCGAGGAGCACTCCCCCGGCGAGCACATCGAGCACCTGGTCCGGCCGGTCTCCGCCGGTCTGGCCGTCCCGCTCTTCGCCCTCTTCTCCGCCGGCGTCTCCCTGTCCGACGAGGCCATCGGCCAGGTCTTCACCCGGCCCGAGACCCTCGGCGTGGTGCTCGGCCTCGTCGTCGGCAAGACGGTCGGCATCTTCGGCGGTACCTGGCTCGCCGCCCGCTTCACCAAGGCCGAGCTGAACGACGACCTCGCCTGGCCGGACGTCTTCGCGGTCGCCTCGCTCGCCGGCATCGGCTTCACCGTCTCGCTCCTGATCGGCGAGCTCGCCTTCACCGACGACCCCGTCCTGACGGACGAGATCAAGGCCGCCGTCCTGATCGGTTCGCTGATCGCCGCGGTCCTCGCGTGCGTCCTGCTGAAGATGCGCAACCGGAAGTACAAGGCGCTCATCGAGGAGGAGGAGCGCGACGAGGACCTCGACGGCATCCCCGACATCTACGAGCAGGACAAGCCGGACTACCACCTGCGGATGGCGAAGATCTACGAGGCCAAGGCCGCCGAGCACCTGCGCAGGGCCGAAGAGGCCGCGGCCGAAGCTCCGGGCGGGTCCAGCGCCGACGGCGGCCGTCCGGCATGA
- a CDS encoding phage holin family protein: MSAVDQGAPGAERTLGQLVASATAEMSALVHDEIALAKVEIKQDVKRAGIGSGAAIVAGVLLLFSLPVLSFAAAYGIHNLGLGLAWAFLIVGVAFWLLAGVIGLIAMAKFKKIKPPVKTIASVKETAALVGTVKPHARSVSDNAVGVARSSS, translated from the coding sequence ATGAGCGCAGTGGACCAAGGGGCCCCAGGAGCCGAGCGCACACTCGGCCAGCTGGTCGCCTCGGCCACCGCCGAGATGTCCGCCCTGGTGCACGACGAGATCGCCCTCGCCAAGGTGGAGATCAAGCAGGACGTCAAGCGCGCGGGCATCGGCAGCGGCGCCGCCATCGTCGCCGGCGTGCTCCTCCTCTTCTCGCTGCCGGTGCTGAGCTTCGCGGCGGCCTACGGGATCCACAACCTCGGACTCGGGCTGGCCTGGGCCTTCCTGATCGTCGGTGTGGCGTTCTGGCTGCTCGCGGGCGTGATCGGACTGATCGCCATGGCGAAGTTCAAGAAGATCAAGCCGCCGGTGAAGACCATCGCCTCGGTCAAGGAGACGGCGGCCCTCGTCGGCACCGTCAAGCCCCACGCCCGGTCGGTCAGTGACAACGCCGTGGGTGTGGCACGCTCGTCTTCATGA